ttaaagcttcttatAACATTGCTGCTATGTGTCTcctctctccagagaacaacaatagacagacaaagggaaaggttttttttcccaattttaaaacgTTCTAgtcctcccattggctcttttggtcaggttccctctctcttccctttacctatgcatgcagtcagactttttaactctttacaggtaaagcaagtcgagaacagctaccaagagggattctatagctaactggctggctgggtgtccataaaagggagcttcctcccccccgccaccatgTAACATACCCCCATTTCATCCAACATGATCCACCCTGCAAATTCCTACCCCAAAAAGCCACTTTGAACAAAGAAACAAGTCAACCAATGAATCAGcaacatgaaaaagaaaaaaatcaagcaaaCACACAAGTCAAACCTCTCATACCCAAGCAGAGTTTTCATCCCAAAAAGAGAGAAGTGGAAGAGACATCACAAAGCCCACTAGTGAGTTAGCAATAGCTATAGATATTCTGTGCAGCATGGTGATGGTCACAGTATAAATCCCCAAGACAGATAGATACGTGTCTATGTAGATTTATGGATAGACATATAGATTCTGATATTATGTACATGGTGTAATCCTAAACTTACTCATTTGACTTCCATGGAATTAGTGCAGATTTTATGACATCATAAACAGATTGCACCTTATTTCTCAAGGAAGCAATTGATTATTACTATAAAGAAGCCCAGAATGAAATCACAGCCAAGGATCAATGACAGACAACTTTTTTGTTGGTGAATAACCTCCACACAATCAGTTTCTTTAATGCAGCTTTGATCTCCATAttcctcatgctgtagatgatcggattcatcactgGAGGCACcacagaatagagaacagccaccatgAGATCCAGCCCTGATGCTGAGTTGGAGGTGGATTTCAGGTAGGCAAAGAAGCCAGTGGAAAGTAACAAAGAGACCacagtgaggtgagggaggcaggtggagaaggctttatgccggccctgctcagaggggattctcagcacGGTTTTGAAGTTCTGAACATAAgacacaattataaaaacaaagcagttTAAACTTAAAAACACACTAAAGGCAAGAAGCCCAATTTCACTGAGGTATGAGTCAGAGCAGGCGAGCTTGAGTAGCTgcgggatttcacagaagaactggttGATGACATTGGACTGGCAGAAGTGTAACCTGAAGGTGTTCCCAGTGTGCAGTGAACTGTAGACAATACCAGtaatccaggcactggctgccatttggacacaagctcccCTGTTCATTATGCTCTCGTagtgcagtggttggcagatggcgacATATCTGTCATATGCCATGATAGTGAGTAA
This sequence is a window from Eretmochelys imbricata isolate rEreImb1 chromosome 13, rEreImb1.hap1, whole genome shotgun sequence. Protein-coding genes within it:
- the LOC144273390 gene encoding olfactory receptor 14A16-like, coding for MSKQTILTEFLLLGFSDVQELQILHFVVFLLIFLAALMGNLLILMVVALNHHLHTPMYFFLMNLSILDLGSISVTIPKSMANSLTNTRVISYPGCVAQVFLFFLFTAADFALLTIMAYDRYVAICQPLHYESIMNRGACVQMAASAWITGIVYSSLHTGNTFRLHFCQSNVINQFFCEIPQLLKLACSDSYLSEIGLLAFSVFLSLNCFVFIIVSYVQNFKTVLRIPSEQGRHKAFSTCLPHLTVVSLLLSTGFFAYLKSTSNSASGLDLMVAVLYSVVPPVMNPIIYSMRNMEIKAALKKLIVWRLFTNKKVVCH